A genome region from Gouania willdenowi chromosome 9, fGouWil2.1, whole genome shotgun sequence includes the following:
- the foxb2 gene encoding forkhead box protein B2, whose protein sequence is MPRPGKNSYSDQKPPYSYISLTAMAIQNSSEKMLPLSDIYKFIMDRFPYYRENTQRWQNSLRHNLSFNDCFIKIPRRPDQPGKGSFWALHPDCGDMFENGSFLRRRKRFKVLRADHMTCKSSPMMHYFHHHHHHHPAAKLGAVSAHHDSSGAQAGVGMGVGVGRLPHFQGYGGIACAQPGGFKHPFAIENIIGRDYKGVVAGGLPLTSVMHHLGYPVPAQLSSVVNSMWPHVGVLSESMNAVPMPAAADYSPFSVQTKALYHSSNGQTLPAVPVPIKATPSMVGSVPGLTGLQPGPAQLCAPASGMEKGDLLEGKGTPMHPALLLS, encoded by the coding sequence ATGCCTCGTCCAGGGAAAAACTCCTACAGCGACCAGAAACCTCCGTATTCCTACATCTCACTGACAGCCATGGCTATCCAGAACTCCTCAGAAAAGATGCTGCCGTTGAGTGACATCTATAAGTTCATCATGGATCGATTCCCTTACTATCGAGAAAACACCCAAAGGTGGCAGAACTCCCTACGACACAACCTGTCATTCAACGACTGCTTCATAAAGATCCCCCGGCGGCCCGACCAGCCAGGGAAGGGCAGCTTCTGGGCGCTACACCCGGACTGCGGGGACATGTTTGAGAACGGGAGTTTCCTGAGGAGACGAAAGCGCTTCAAGGTGCTGCGCGCTGATCACATGACCTGTAAGAGCTCCCCTATGATGCACTACttccaccatcaccatcaccaccaccctGCGGCCAAGCTGGGCGCTGTGTCCGCGCACCACGACAGCTCGGGCGCGCAGGCGGGCGTGGGGatgggtgtgggtgtggggaGGCTTCCTCACTTCCAGGGCTACGGGGGCATCGCGTGCGCACAGCCCGGTGGATTCAAGCACCCGTTCGCCATAGAGAACATCATAGGACGAGACTATAAGGGGGTGGTGGCCGGTGGGCTGCCCCTGACCTCCGTCATGCACCACCTGGGTTACCCGGTGCCCGCGCAGCTCAGCAGCGTGGTCAACTCCATGTGGCCGCACGTGGGTGTGCTCTCAGAGTCCATGAACGCGGTTCCGatgccagcagcagcagattaTTCACCCTTCAGTGTGCAAACGAAGGCCCTGTACCACAGCAGCAACGGCCAAACCCTGCCCGCGGTCCCCGTGCCAATCAAAGCTACCCCGTCCATGGTGGGTTCCGTGCCCGGGTTGACAGGGCTGCAGCCCGGCCCGGCCCAGCTCTGTGCCCCGGCGTCAGGGATGGAGAAGGGCGACCTGTTGGAGGGGAAAGGGACCCCCATGCACCCGGCCCTCCTCCTCTCATAA